From the Natrinema saccharevitans genome, the window CGCCGGTTAGTAGTTCGATACGTCGGTTTCGATCTCGTAGTCAGTGACGGTCTGGGGTTCGCCGTCGAGATACGTCGCGTCGAATTTCCACACACGGCCAGCCGAAAGATCGGACGTGTTATCGATCCCTTCGCCGACTTGGGCTCCATCCTCGTCGAGGAAATACACGCTCACTTCGACATACGACAGTTCCTCCCCGGAGACGTTTTCGAGGCTGCCGGACACGCCGGCATCGTACTGACTGTTTTGATACCACTCGTGGTCGAGTAGTTCAACGGGATCGCCGCCACTCGAGTCGGTATCGCCGCCGTCGGAGGTGCCGGTGTCGCCGCCGTCCCCGCCGTCGTCGGTGTCGTTGGTCGATCCTTCTTCGCGGTCGTCGCCGTTGCCGTCGTCGGTTTCGGAGGCACAGCCCGCCAGCCCGAGTGCCAGCGCCGTCCCACCAGTCGCCAATAGTTTCCGCCGATACATATCCACGCAGTGGAGTGTCTGTTACATAAGCATGTCGTGTACTGTCTGTGGGTCCGATTCGCCCGGTTTCGAAGCCCTCACCTAGCCGAGCCGCCCGTCTGTCGGGATAGCACTTATCCGTATAATTCACATATCCAATAGTATAGGATTCGGGCGACTCGTCCCCACGAGCCCGCCGGAATCGACAGCCTATGAGTCACGCACAACAGCCGCCGACCGAGGACGTATCGACGCGCCAGCGCGACCCGCTGGCCGCCTGCGGGGCCGGCGAGGTCCTGCGGTGTGAACATCCCGAGACGGGGTGGGTGTGGTACTACGCCCGCGAACACGGCGTCGTTCGCAAATACCACGCCTACCACGGGTTCGATCCCCAGATCGTCTCGCGGACCGAGATGGCCGAGACCGTCGGCCGCGAGGGTGTGGTTTCGCGGGCCGTCGGGGAGGGGCAGCTAGATGTACTGCGGGGGCGAGCATGAGTGAATCCGAGACCGAACGCGAGTGGCCCGACTACAGCCCGCTTCGAGAGGTTGTGATCGACGCGGACGGGATGCTGGCACTCGACTTCCCCGCTCGAGTCGGTGCGCGGCCGTTCGTGACCTACGAGGACGGCACATGGCGCGGTGTGAGTGTCGGGCCGTTCGATTCGACCGACGATGGCGAGACGGTCATGACGACGACCGATCTTGACGTAGATGGGCAGACGGTCCGCGAGTGGCTCGAAGATGCGCGTATCGTCCAACTCCGATCGGTCCAAGACACGCCACTCGAGGGCTACGACGACTGGGTGTACCGTGGGGTCGGGGAACCGGGCGAACCGGTCGAATCGGCCAGCGAGTACGACCCCATCGAGATTTCCGACCGCCAGCGGGAGCGGTTCGAATCGGTCCGCGAGGAGTGGACCGACGACCACCTGCCGGCCCCGAGCGACGACCAAGTACTGAAGGGGTTGCTCGACACGAAAGAAGCGGCCGCCGAGGGCTACTACGACGACGGTGATTCGCCATGACCGACTACCCCGACCCGGCCGGCGTCGACGTTCGCCGCGGCGAGATTGACGCGGGCGGCACGACCCACGACGGGTGGGTTGCGGCCTTCGACGGGACCGAAGCGGTCGGTATCAGTCGCGAGGACGCATTAAAACGACTCGTCACGGCCGTCGCACAGGAGGGGCAGCTATGACCAACGACGAGACACTCCAAGAGCTACAGGACACGCTCGACGAAATCAAGGACCGCTGGCAACGCGGCGAGACCATGGAGCTACCCGGCCCGATCGAACGGGCGCGGTCGCTGGCCGCCGATCTCGAGGGTGGCGACGACGACCACGACCGCGAGGACTGCATTCGCGGGACCGTCATGGTCGAAGACTGCTACCCGCGCGAGGAACTCCACGAGCGGGCGCTGGACGACGCCGCCAGCGGTCTCGCGGAGTTTGGCGTCACACCCGCCGAGGCGTCGATCCGGTGGGCGATGGTCGAGGACGGCGTGTTGCACTACAAGGTCGAACACGAGGCCATTCCGCCGATCGACTACGGGCGGCCGATCCCCGACGGTGACTCGCCATGACCACCCCACTCGGCGCGACCGACGCCGTCGTGCGGGCCGACTGCGAGGCGTGTCCGTGGACTCACGAACGGGCGCTCACGGCCGGCGACGACCTCTCGGCCGAGGACAACCAGGAGATCGCCGCTCGACTCGCCCGGGCCCACGAACACCGCTGTCCCGAGAGTGGCGAGGAGTGGGCCGCAACCGTCGCCGTCGACGTGGCGATCGACGCGACCGGAGGTGAGCCCGATGCCCGGTGAGACGTGCTCGACCTGTGGCCTCGAGAAGATCGGTGGGCGCTGTCTGACCCGCTGGTGTGCGGATCGGCACTCATCGGTCGATCGGATCCTCGGGGGTGACGACTAAGATGTCCCCGAACAACAACCGAAGAAGCCGCGCTGTGGCGACGAGCCTCTTCGCAAGTCGCGATGCACCGACCGACGCCCTCGAGCAGTGGGTCGACGGCCTACCGCGAGACCACAACGTCGAGATTCGGAACGAAACCCACCGGATCGTCGATTCGGGGCAGCAGCTTGGCTGGGCCGAACCGATCCTCGAGCCGATCGGCCCCGCGTCGCCGGCCGGCCACCGGAGTGGAACCTGTTTCGAGGTCGAGAGTACCGAAATGCGCGAGGCGTGTGTTGAGTCAATCGGTGCGTATCTCGAGACCGACGCCGTCGTTCACGAGGTTCGCCACCAGCGAAACGCCTACCACACGGATCTGGTGTATGCCGATATCGACCCCGATGCACTCGAGCGACGAACGCGTGCCTTCGGCAGCGAGGAGCCGTTACACGATCCGCTCCAGCGGTTCAAGACGTGGTGGTACATCTACGAACACGGCCCGAAGCCAAAGCCCGAGGCGGTCGAGAACGGTCTCTATAGCGACGCGCGGAAGAACCGGAAACACATCACGTGGCTGTTGAACAACGGCTATCTCGCGCTCTCGGCGACCGACTGTCTGACCGCAGTAATGCCGCCGTCGATCGCCAACCTCCATGCCGTCGAGTTGAAGCGCCGCGATTGGGAAACCGCCCTCGAGCAAGCCGCTCGAGCGCGGCGCTGCGAGGCGAAGGCAAAGCCGTTCGCCTTGCCGACCTACCAGTACGATCGGTGGGGCTACGCCGACTACGCGTGGGTCGCCCTGGATGCGGGGGCGATCGGCCCGGCTCTCGAGCACGCCGACCGGTTCCGCGAGGAGGGTGTCGGATTGCTCGCGATCGCCGAAGGCGGGACGGTCGTCTCACATATCGACGCCGAGCATCGGCCCCGGGGCCGGTACACCCGTGACCGCGCCTACGTCGAAAGTGAGGTGTGGGATCGGATCGACGCGGCCGAGTGCGTTCAAGCGTCCGAGGATGGGTCCGACGGCGAAGGGGCACAAGCGACGCTTGGGCTCGTCACGGACGGCAGCGGAGGTGAGTCGTAGTGTCGACGCAACCCAGCGCCCGCAACGACTCCGCAGCGGACGGCCCCGAGCGCGTGACCGTCCGGCTGTACGGCGACGACCAGACGACGCTCGAGGCGCTCGTCGACGGGCCGTTCGAAAACCAGTCCGAAGCGATCCGCGAAGGGCTGCGACAGCTCGCCGCCGCGGAACTCGAGGACGGTGATCCCGATGGGTGACGACGAGTCGGTCCCGACGCCGGCCGAAAGCGAACTGACGGGCACCCTCGAGACGGTCGCCGAGACCGAGACGGCCTACTGCCGGCTGTGTGACGAGCCCGTTATCAGCAGTGCAGACGACTGGGGCGAGGTCCTCGAGGCGCTGGCCGAACACGGCATCGAGGACCACGACCTGCCCGAGGACGAGCCCTGGACGAACGAGATGCTGGCCGCGGAGCGTGATCCCGATGGGTGACCTGCAACTTCGCGACGAGACGACTACCCACGATCGGGGCGGGATGACGCGGAAACTCGTCTACAACGTACCCGCGCCGTGGCTGCTCCACGGGCTGTTCCGAACCGGGGCCTACGTCTCTCACCACAGAGGCCGAGCGACCATCGACGTGGCCCTCGAGCATAATGGCGGCTACGCAAGCGGGTTGCTCGTCCCGACCGACGGCGTCCCGGCCGGCGAGTGGTCGTTCGAGGAGTACTTCTCCGGCGGCCCGACGCGCCCCTTCGACAAGGCGGCGATCACCTTCCGCCCCGATATCCACGACGTCGACGCGGTCGTCCCCGCAGTCGATCGGGCCGCCGAGTGGGCCGCCGAGATTCGAGGTGAGAGACAGTGACCGATCCTGACCAAACGCAGATCGATCCGTTCCGCGAGTTGAACCGCTACGACGATCGCACCGAAGACTGGCGCTCGAGTACCGTCTACGAGTCGCCACGCCGGACGGTCGCCAACGGCTGGGCGAAGTTCCACGCCGACCGCGGCTGTGGGTCAGACCGCGTGTACTACGTCGAGGGCAGCGGCTCGGTCGCCTCGAGCGACACGTACGACTACGATCTTCGGTGTTGGTCGTGTGGCTACCGCGTCGACGAGGACGCGGTGCTGTTCGTCGGTGGTGAGTGGTTCCGGGAATACGGCTGGCGACACTTCGGCCGGCCGGTAGACGACCTTTCGATCCCGGCCGACCGCGTCCTCGATCTCGGTCCCGATCCCGACCAGAACGAGCTGATCCGTGCGTTGAATCTGACTCGGATCGAGCGGAAGGCGAGTGTCTTCGGGCTGAGCTTCGGCAACGAATCGTACGACGACTGCGAGGACTGTGGTCAGGAGACGTTTCTGCTCTTCGACGGACGGTGTCGGATGTGCTACGACGGTGAGTGGACCGACCGGATGCAACAGACGCTCGACGCCGCCGAGCGATCCATCCGAGAACGAAACGGGTCGTTCGTCCACCGGCTCGAGGACCAGATCGACCCGCTGTCGATCAAGGGTCGGGCCTTCGAGGACAAAATCCTCTGGCGACGACACGACGCTGAGCCCGTCCCGAAGCTGGTCGAAGTCACGCAGTGTCTTACCGACGACTCGGACGGCCACTGGGAGTACGTCCTGACGGACATGGCGCATACCCGCGAGTGGCGGTATCACGAGGACGACCTCGCCGACTGTTTCTGGGACACCGGCCTCTACAACGGCGACCACGACGACCGGATTCGGGACGTGTGGGAGCGAGTTCGTGACGACTGAACCACTACGTTTCGGATCCCAACGCAGTTCGATTGGTCAGCGGGACCACCCAACGGACTAAGGACGACTAAGCGAATCGGCCGGTTCTCTGGGGGCTATAGACCGTCTCGCGAGGTCTTCAATCGTCTATATACGGATCCACGCCACGCTTAAGGTCGGACTCGCCCCGGGTCGGACTGCATGAACGGACTGATATACGGATTCAGTATCGGCTTTGGTAGCGTCGTTGCACAAGCCGTGATTCGGATACTATGGTGGTGGTATACCGACAGGGAGCAGTAGGATGAACGGCCGCAGAATCTGGCCGGCGAGTATGGCCAGTAGCCGCTATGCGTACCGGAGTCCTTCCTGTATCCGGGTGTTGGCGTGAGTGAAAATCGCCACCGCAAGGAGCATCGAAAACGCGACGATGTAGGTCGATGCTCGAGTCGGGCTATATGTAACACCGATTAGGCTCGCAGACGCGACCGAGACTCCCGTAGCGAGCGAGATGGTGACGAGTTGGAACGACGTTGTGACGATAACCGTGATCGCACCAATGACAACTGCATTGGTGATCTTATTCCGCTCCGAGAGGACCTCAACAGGACCCGCATTCGTACGGAGCGGAACCGTTATTCGATCCATTATCATATCGCCGCTGGCTCTGATTTTGCTAAGATCAAAGGGGCCGAACCCACAGAGGTCACACAGCGTGTTGACCGCGATCAGGAGGAGGCTGAACAGCATCGTAGCATGGAGCCCTCCCAACAACAACGTCCGGAACGTAGCTACCACCTGCCGGTACATTTCAAACTGATCCATAGGTGAATGTCAACATCTACGACTAAAAGATCAACGGCGAGGTAAGGGGCCGAGTTTGATCACGTACCGCGGATCATCCCATCTCTCGTCGCTTCTCTTTCAGCCGCTCGGGGAACTCATCGAGGCGCTCAATCGCGACCTCGAGGACGATATCGTGAATTTCTCGGAGTTCGTCGTCCCGAATCCCTTCCTCTCGGAGGTTCGGCGTGAGTTCCATGTCGAGTTTGTCCTCGAACTCGGTCCACGTCTCCTCGCGAGCGTACAGCGGACTCTGTTTCACCTCGTCGTAGGGGAACGCTGGCCCCGTCTCGGTCGGATCCGGCGCGCTGTCATCCCCGTCACTCGAGACCGTACTGGTTGATTGGTCACGTGTCGACGGGGAGCTGTCGGAGTCGTCCGTCGACGAGTCAGACATCGCCTCCTCAATCGCGGTGTCGGTCGGTTGCTCGTCGCTCGAGTCCTGTTCATCGTCCGGCTCCTCGTCAGCGTCGGGTGCCGGCTCACCAAGGTCGAAGTCCGTCATTGGACGATTCCTCCGTGTTCGATGATATCCGCGATCTGGCCGAAGTACTCGAGCTGTGGGTTCTCCGGATCGTAGGCCGTCAACGGCTGGCGATTCTCGTAGGCGTCCCCGATCGCGCCAGTGTGTCGAATCGGCGGCTTCGGCGGGTCGATCTCACCCGCATCGATCGCGTTCCATTCGTCCGGCCGGATCCGAGCAAACGGCGGGATGTGGTTATCCAGCACCGTCTCGAGGTCATAGTCGTCCGAGAGTGTTCCCTGCTGGGCGTCGACGCCGTCGCGACCGGCCAGCAGGTAACTCGCGAAACTCTCCTGCGTGTTCATCGCCTCAAGCAGCTTCCGGTCCTTGGTCTGGTGGTCGATTCGCGCCGAGAGGTCGTTCGGGACCGTCGCGAGGATCTCGAACTCGCCCGGAAGTTGGGCCCGGATCGGTGCAACCAGCCGCGTCGCCGTCTCTCGAAGGCCGTTCAGGGCTTCGGGAGCCGGCATGAGCGGGAGGATCGCGTTGGGCGCTGCGACCACTGCGTTATTCGTGAGCTTGTTCCGAGTCCCCGGCACGTCGAACAGCATGTAGTCGTACTGCTCGCCGAGATGCTTGTCGACGAGTTCCTGTTTGACCTTTAAGTCCGAGGCCAGCACCGAGTCTTTCGACAGTTCGTCGGTGACATCGTCGAGGTTCAGCGACGGGACGAAATTGAACCCGTGGCCGGGATTCTTCACGATCGCGTCGAGCGTTGCATCCCCGAGCAAGACGTCCGAAAGATCGGTCGCCGATTCGTTCTCACGGGTGTAGTAGCCAAGTCCCGTCGAGAGGTGGCCGGCCGGATCGAGGTCGACGACTAACACGTCGTGGTCGCGGAAGTCGCCGAGGATCCCGCCGAGGGTGCTTGCAAACGTACTCTTTCCGAATCCCCCTTTCAGCATGGGGAGACAAACGGCTCGTGGTGTGTGATCGGCTGCCATTGTGTGACTCCGCCCGCCGCAGCGACGGTCGCGAAACCGATCGGCTGTGTCGGCAGGCAATCCGAACATTCCGCCCACCCTACTTATTTCCACCGGGGCCAGTTGGCTCGGGTGACTCAGTTGCCTTAGGTGACTTAGGTGGTTCAGCTAAGTTGCCTGAGTTACCTTAGGTAGTTGAGTCAGCCGGCAGAGGTAGTTCAGCGGAGTCTGTTGAACCACCCAGCGTCGCTACTCGAGGGAGCGTAGGAGTCACAGGCGGCAGAGCCGCCCCAGTTGAGACTGGTATTTAGCAGCCGACCGAAGCCGGCGATCGGCAGTACGGAAGCGGTCGGGAAAGGCGTTGTGTCCCGACGACAGGTAGCAGCGACTTACTCACAACTAAGATAGTACTGTTCGGAGTAAGACGGCATTTGCTACCGGCAGTCGAAGCGCCGTCGCCCGCTACGGCCGCCCCGACCAGGTGAGCGGCAACGGACCGACCGGCGGCACGACGGCGACCGGACCGTCCCACGGGATCGGCTAAGCCGTTTCGATCCGACGGGCGCGAGACCCCGTCTGTCGGCACAGCCGTTGATTAGGGTCCCAGCCCTTGCTACGACTGTCGCGCGCCCTCTCCGCGCGACAAGTTCCCCACCCACCCGCCCCCTGCGATCCGAATCCCATCACTTCGGCTGCGACCGCGCTGACACACCCCCTGCGCGGTCCTGTTTTCCAGCCCGTCGGCGCTCGCGAGAGTCGATGTATGATATCGCATTGGGCGTATGTATGATACCGGCGTGGGCAGGTAGGACCCCAGTCTGTTGGGAGTACACTGATACCGGTCGCGGCCCTTGGACTATCCGTCGCGTTCGCACTGGCGCGACGCACCCCCACTGGATCGCGGGCGGGCGTTTCACACTCTCCGCGCCGCTCGCGGCGTTTCCACACCGGAGTTCAGGGACAGACTCAGCCAGTCACACGCTCGTTAATAAACCGGAAACTATCAGATGCCTCTAAATCATAAGTTCGAGTGTTATCACGGACGTGTAACTCGTAAGAGATATCGATTCGGAATTCAGAGGGGTACTCACTCAGATTTGAAATGGAGATCATTGGTTGTGCCCGGTCATTTCGTCCAGGCGCTAATCTCCCCCTACTCCCCAAATTCCGTTCCTTAAACGAAATCTCAAAATTCGCATTTTCAGGAGGGACAAATATCTTACCAGATTCATAATCCCATAGTGTGAACGAGATATCCGAATCTTCTACTATAGCCTCCATATCTCCACGGTTATATACATAAATCGGTGATGCTTTGAAAGATATTGAGGCGGAATTTGTTGAATAGGGTTCGTCACGATTTGTGACCTCTATACCAACGTCAGATCGAGGATTGCGAAGGAACTGATACCAAAACGTCAATCCAGAAAAGACAAGAATAAGGAATGTTGCAATAGTCGAAACGAAATCTATCATATTCGCCTCTAGTAAACTGTTTTTAAAAGTACCTTTCGGGGACTATATTCTACATCTTCGGTCAAGTCCAAGGAGTGGCATCTCGAGAGCGAACGGAGATGAATCTGCGACCGTCGCAGGTGTGGGCCGTCGTAGTCCCGGAGCGTCGTCACGAACCGCTCGAGGCGCTTCTGGGCCTCGTCCATGGCGTCACTCGGCACCGTTTCCCACCTCGCGTTCGCTGTAGTACTTCTCGAGGTCAGTCATCGTGATCGGCCTCCGGGTGGTCAGAATCCACGTCTACCGAACACTCCAAGCAAACACGGGTGTACTCGGCGTTCCACATCGCCCGCAGTTTTGCGCGGGTCGAACTGGCGTCTGGACTGAGGTCATCGAGCGGGAAGTCTAATTTCTCACCCGCATACTTCCCGAACGGCTCGCCGCACCGGTCGCAGGTACCGTCATGGCGTCTGCGGCCCAGAATCAGCTTCGGTTTGCAGATCGCCAGCCCGATCGCCTTTCCAAGGGCGACTCTCGTCCGGTAGAACCGGTACGTATCGCCCGGAGGCTGTTCAGCCTCACTCATCGGCGATCACCTGCTTCCCCTCGGTCGCATCGACGGCCATCGCGAAGTTGGCGATCGCCTCCGCTGGGGAGAACCCGCGTGCCTCGAGGGTCGTACAGTCCTGCGTGGCGACGTACTCATCGCCGTCCGCGACGACGGCGATCGGGTACTGCGTCGCGTCGGTCAGGTCGCGATCCTCCTGTCGGTCGGTGTGGTCGAAGTCCACCGGACGGAATCATTCGGGAACGGTTTCAGTCATCGTGATCGACCTCTGGCTGCAGCGTGCATTCGACGCCATCGATTCGGTCGGCCATCTGGGCGAGTTCCTCGGCCTGCACGCTCTCGGTCAGTTCCTCGGGGAAGACTCGGTAGCCCTGTGCCACGAGGAACTTCCCGACCAGCAGCCGAGCTTTCGTCCGCAGTGGGTAGTCCTTCGCTTGGTCACTCAGCATCGTCCAATACCTCGAACTCGGCCTCGTAGTAGCGGAATTTGACGCCGCTGATGCTGTCCCACGGTGGGTCGAATACAGCGCGATCGGAGGAAACGGCCGAGACGCCCGTTTCGAAGCCTTCGACGGTCGCCTCGAACTTCCCCTCGATGTTCCCGCTGTCACCGTGTTCGCGAACACGAACGAGGACGCGGTCGCCAGCCTCGAAGTCGAAATCCTCACTCGTAGCAGCGTAGCGACTGTTGCGGTCAGTCTCTGACATCTACTCGTCACCTCGCACCGGCCGTTCGATTAGTCCGTTCGCGACCGCCGCGCCAACGACCTGGGCCGCACGGTGGGGCCCGATCCCGCCAGCCTGCTGGAGCGCCTCGCGATCGTGCAGCGGGACCGCGGTCGGATCCGGCCACTCCTCGAGGAGCCGTTCAATCGTGTACTCGGTCGGGTTCTTCCGCGGGTGCCGACTGGAGGTCCCACAGCGGTAGCCCCTGGACATGGCCGCCCGGAGCATCCAGAGGTCGTGTTCGTTGACCTCGCGATCGGAATCGACTGGGTCCGGGTAGTCCCACGGCTCGGCGTCGAAGCCATCGACCTGCTCGAAGTCTTCGGGCGCGAAGCCCCGATAGTCGTCGGCGATGAGTTTCCGGGCTTGGTCGGCGTTCAGCGCCGGGATCGATGAAATCCCGCCGGTCGGGTTCCGGAAGTAGTACCGCTGCGACCCCTCTTTGGCCGCGAGTTCGATGCCCACCGTTTTCGGGTACTTGCCGACGCTGGTGTCGCCTTCGTCCGAAATCTTGTCGGTCGACATGACTACGCTGGCACCTCCGTTTCGTCGGCGGTCTGGATATCAACTGTCTCGACGTGATAGACGTCGTCGTAGAACGCGTCGGGTTTCTCCGTTTTCTTCCACTCAAGGGTTGGCCGGCGATCCCGGCCCTCAGCGTCGCTGTCGCCGCGGTCCCACCGGAGGGTCCGCGAAGGACTCTCAATCGACTCGGTGACGAACTGGCCGTCGCCGACCGATTCGATCGGGCCCATGAGCGCCGCCGGGCCCTTCCCGACGATCACGATACCGTCGCCGGCCTCGAGTTCCTCGAGGAGATCGATGTAGTCGATCACCTGCTGAGGGTCTGGTCGCCAGCCGTGGCCGTGGCCCTTGGGACAGCGGGTTTCCGGCGGGTAACCCGCTGAACAGTAGACAATACCGCACTCTTTGCACAGCCAGTCGATGTTCGGTAGGTCGTAGTCGCCGCTGGTTGCGAGTATCATAACACATTCACCTCGTCAGATTCCACGTCAACGACCTCGATGCCGTGGTCCTCGGGATCGACTTGGAACTCGTCGCGGAGTTCGTCGGCTACCCACGCCGTCACCGCGTCGGGTGAGAACGATGCGTCGCCAGCCCCAATTTCGACGGCGTCGGTCTGAACGAGCGGATTGTGGCCGCGGACGGTCGAGTGCTGGGTGATGTTGACCCAGTTGAACACCTCGAGTTCTTCGCCGTCGCGTTCGACGGTGAGCCGCTCTTGGAGTTGTGGCTTGAGCGACGGCATCTACGCTGGCACCTCCGTTTCGGGGAGGATTCGTATTTCTGGGCGGTCGCCGTCCTCCGGAACCCACCGCGTCCCGCTTTCGGGTTGATCGTCGGCGGGTTCGTAGGTCGTCTCTTCGTCGGGCTCGTCAGCCGGGTAGGCGGAAACCGATCTGAGACCGCTTTCGGAGTAGGAGACGAGAATCCGTGTGTTCTCGTCGTTGCGGATCTCGTACTCGGAGAAGGCAGCG encodes:
- a CDS encoding FxLYD domain-containing protein is translated as MYRRKLLATGGTALALGLAGCASETDDGNGDDREEGSTNDTDDGGDGGDTGTSDGGDTDSSGGDPVELLDHEWYQNSQYDAGVSGSLENVSGEELSYVEVSVYFLDEDGAQVGEGIDNTSDLSAGRVWKFDATYLDGEPQTVTDYEIETDVSNY
- a CDS encoding ribbon-helix-helix domain-containing protein — encoded protein: MSTQPSARNDSAADGPERVTVRLYGDDQTTLEALVDGPFENQSEAIREGLRQLAAAELEDGDPDG
- a CDS encoding ParA family protein, with translation MAADHTPRAVCLPMLKGGFGKSTFASTLGGILGDFRDHDVLVVDLDPAGHLSTGLGYYTRENESATDLSDVLLGDATLDAIVKNPGHGFNFVPSLNLDDVTDELSKDSVLASDLKVKQELVDKHLGEQYDYMLFDVPGTRNKLTNNAVVAAPNAILPLMPAPEALNGLRETATRLVAPIRAQLPGEFEILATVPNDLSARIDHQTKDRKLLEAMNTQESFASYLLAGRDGVDAQQGTLSDDYDLETVLDNHIPPFARIRPDEWNAIDAGEIDPPKPPIRHTGAIGDAYENRQPLTAYDPENPQLEYFGQIADIIEHGGIVQ